In Streptomyces thermolilacinus SPC6, a single genomic region encodes these proteins:
- a CDS encoding gamma-glutamyl-gamma-aminobutyrate hydrolase family protein → MDRPLIGVTTYLDSARWGVWELPAALLPAAYPGLVRSAGGLAALLPPDAADAAAGMVARLDGLVIAGGADVDPVRYGAARDPRTGPPAPERDAWELALVGAALAAGVPLLGICRGMQLLNVALGGTLVQHLEGHTGGVGVLGRHMVKPVPGTRYGTLVPEAVEVPTYHHQAVERLGAGLVPCAYAEDGTVEAVEVPDAWVLGVQWHPEMGDDPRVMEGLVRAASARRTG, encoded by the coding sequence GTGGACAGGCCGCTCATCGGTGTGACGACGTACCTCGACTCCGCGCGGTGGGGCGTGTGGGAGCTGCCCGCCGCGCTGCTGCCGGCCGCGTACCCCGGGCTGGTGCGGTCGGCGGGCGGGCTCGCCGCGCTGCTCCCGCCGGACGCGGCGGACGCGGCGGCCGGGATGGTGGCCCGGCTGGACGGGCTGGTGATCGCGGGCGGCGCCGATGTCGATCCCGTACGGTACGGGGCCGCGCGCGACCCGAGGACCGGCCCGCCCGCGCCCGAGCGCGACGCGTGGGAGCTGGCCCTGGTCGGCGCGGCCCTGGCGGCGGGCGTCCCGCTGCTGGGCATCTGCCGCGGCATGCAGCTGCTGAACGTCGCCCTCGGCGGGACACTCGTCCAGCACCTGGAGGGGCACACGGGCGGGGTCGGCGTACTCGGGCGGCACATGGTGAAGCCGGTGCCGGGGACGCGGTACGGGACGCTGGTGCCGGAGGCGGTGGAGGTGCCGACCTACCACCACCAGGCGGTGGAGCGGCTGGGCGCGGGCCTCGTGCCCTGCGCGTACGCCGAGGACGGCACGGTGGAGGCGGTCGAAGTGCCGGACGCCTGGGTGCTGGGCGTGCAGTGGCACCCCGAGATGGGCGACGACCCGCGGGTGATGGAGGGGCTGGTGCGGGCGGCGTCGGCACGGCGTACGGGCTGA